Proteins found in one Enterococcus sp. 9D6_DIV0238 genomic segment:
- a CDS encoding MmcQ/YjbR family DNA-binding protein, with the protein MDERIDYLKEAAKKWPGASVYYREDWDCDYFEIEKKGFCMLGQNNQGELVMTVKGLPEENELLREQYSDVVPGYYANKTHWNSFKLENSSFTEEQLVSFLKQSYALVLSKLPKKVQEKYK; encoded by the coding sequence ATGGATGAAAGAATCGATTATTTAAAAGAGGCTGCTAAGAAATGGCCAGGAGCTTCCGTTTATTATCGTGAAGATTGGGATTGTGACTATTTTGAAATCGAGAAGAAAGGATTTTGCATGCTTGGTCAAAATAATCAGGGTGAGCTAGTTATGACAGTTAAAGGCTTACCTGAAGAAAATGAGCTTTTGCGGGAACAATATTCAGATGTCGTTCCAGGTTATTATGCGAATAAAACTCATTGGAATTCGTTTAAGTTGGAAAATTCCTCCTTTACAGAGGAGCAGCTGGTATCCTTTTTAAAACAATCTTATGCGTTAGTTTTAAGCAAATTACCAAAAAAAGTTCAGGAAAAATATAAGTAA
- a CDS encoding VOC family protein, whose product MKLDMVGIIVESMEDAILFYERLGFQAVGDKQADYVELDHSGIRISLNTKKMITGIYGYPPKDAGDKIELAFLCESTKEVDQVCDKMKGFGYEIFKEPWHAFWGQYYAIIKDVDGNLLSLFCNE is encoded by the coding sequence ATGAAACTTGATATGGTAGGAATCATCGTAGAATCGATGGAGGATGCGATTCTATTTTACGAACGACTAGGTTTCCAAGCGGTGGGAGATAAACAGGCGGACTATGTTGAATTAGATCATTCAGGAATCAGAATTTCATTGAATACAAAAAAGATGATCACAGGAATTTACGGTTATCCGCCAAAAGATGCAGGAGATAAAATCGAGTTGGCATTTCTATGTGAGTCTACTAAAGAGGTAGATCAAGTCTGTGATAAGATGAAAGGATTTGGCTACGAAATATTTAAAGAACCCTGGCACGCTTTTTGGGGACAATATTATGCGATCATCAAAGATGTGGACGGCAACCTGTTGAGTCTTTTTTGTAATGAGTAG
- a CDS encoding TraX family protein, whose translation MNANQLKLFMMGLMVLDHLAPLLPPQFVVPFNILTRCVGVFFGFMAVEGFHYTRNRKNYLLRLYSWSFIMFAGNTLLNMTVLKQSIWQLHNNIFLTLAVGVSLLWAIDFAIRIKEPFFRISASILAFILLAISITGMVEGGFVIIPFMLISYFFRTRSKKRDLGYLIFSVCLLLMVIVGLPDYSLETIKMTLETNPEFLFITVIPFIHLYNGQKGSNSPFFKYLFYVFYPAHLWLIALIATTVHR comes from the coding sequence ATGAACGCAAACCAATTAAAACTATTTATGATGGGCTTGATGGTACTGGATCATCTAGCTCCGTTACTACCTCCACAGTTTGTTGTCCCCTTCAATATATTGACGCGCTGTGTCGGTGTATTTTTCGGATTTATGGCTGTTGAAGGCTTCCATTACACTCGTAATCGAAAAAACTATCTGCTCCGCTTATACAGCTGGTCCTTTATCATGTTCGCAGGTAACACGCTACTGAACATGACGGTTTTGAAACAATCGATTTGGCAGCTCCATAACAATATTTTTCTGACCTTAGCGGTCGGTGTCAGCCTTTTATGGGCAATCGATTTTGCCATCCGCATCAAAGAACCGTTTTTTAGAATCTCTGCAAGTATACTGGCATTCATCTTACTCGCTATTTCTATAACTGGAATGGTTGAAGGCGGATTTGTTATTATTCCGTTTATGCTGATCAGTTATTTTTTCAGAACTCGTTCAAAGAAAAGAGATTTGGGGTATTTGATTTTTTCTGTCTGTCTATTGCTCATGGTGATCGTTGGTTTACCTGACTACTCGCTAGAAACAATCAAAATGACTTTAGAAACAAATCCGGAATTTCTATTTATCACTGTAATTCCGTTCATTCATTTGTATAATGGACAAAAAGGCAGCAATAGTCCATTCTTTAAATATCTTTTTTATGTTTTTTATCCAGCCCATTTATGGCTGATTGCCTTGATTGCTACAACAGTTCACCGTTAA